In the genome of Primulina eburnea isolate SZY01 chromosome 13, ASM2296580v1, whole genome shotgun sequence, the window TAATGTTATTACCAGACATACACTCTGATTCCACCATGTAATCCTCAGCATCTTTATTTGGTGCAGCCATCAAAAAGTCTCTACAAAAAGGCACTAGAGTTGTTGAAGTTACTTCCAGTGGTTGGTGTGAAGGATGCTCTGAAGCCACAATATTAGCAACTCCAAAACTGGGAAAATTGTCCAAAGCTAAAACAGTTGGCAATGCATTTGATAAACTCTAGCTGAAAAACaattatggaaaacattgtatAGTATTAGTACATAAAGCTCATTGgacaataaaatttttaattcaaacATGATTGGTGTCAAGAAATTGtgcaaattgcaacttaataaACTCgataacaaaaatttaaaaaaataaaatttctcttcaaaatgatgaaattttctaaaaattagtACATATTTTCCTTTAGTTTCTAAAAGTATTCAGAGAGAATTATCAAGGAAGGTGTTAAAGAATGAGAATGTTTATGCAGAAAAGAATACTAGGAGATATTTGTCTAATAATTGAGACCAAAGTCCTTTTAGGAGGAGAGGTTAAAAAATCATTACTTGTTTGGTATGTGACTAGATTAGGAAAAAACCACATGTACGAAAAACTAAAGGCAAAATGGTTAGAAGTTGTCATAAATATACAAGATAGACTTGTGCCAAAAGATGCAGATCTTTGGAAGTATTTCCAAAAACACAGAAGATAAATGATTTCAATAAGAATGGGCTTGGTAAAGAGTTTCTAGATGACCTCTTATTGACGGTTCCACACATGCATTTATGAAATGTTCTGTTTATGAAAACTATTCTATCATGAACGTCATTGTAATATTTTTGGaaatctgactaaaaaagacctcGTTTAccaatttaaaagaaaattgaatgagaACATATCCTCGACTCAAATAGAGTGCAAAAGATGTTTCTGAACGTAAACTAGAGAAAATTGTAAGCCAAAATCACTTCATTGTATATATGCATGTGCATCATTTGAATTTCTGTTATTTTTCATTATTGTATTCACAATTGGATCCTATGTTTTTGTCACAATGACATCTTTTTACCCCTGTAAAATATATtgaatttgtttttatttttgcatgccaaaacaaaaataaaaacatggTAAGATCCCAAATGCAagcattgaaaaatatttgtaaatTTAGTAGGTCTAATTCTGggaaaaaatgtttatgaaacaaGTAGCGTTGGAAGAGTGTAggctgagagaaaaatgcaCTTGGTTGCGGACAAGGTAATCTTGGGTTATAAGATTTGTTTAATACTGAGCCATCTTGAAAGTACTCGGGTTTTAAGCATTATTCCTACAACTTTAGCAGAAGGAAATATTATAGGTGTCACTTATGGAAAATAATTGAGAATTTAATCTATGAATGACCGAAACAccaaaatgattaaaatttttgATATGTTTAATGCAATGGCAGGTGATATCAGtactttataaaaaaattttaaacagtTTCTAGGACAACTTAATATTTGTAATAAACATGTTGGCTATTTGAATATCAATGATCATTATGATAATTTGTTAACATTTTTTGATAAAGTAGTGGAAcataatttcatttcagaaaactCATGATCGAGCAGCTACCGACAAAATTAATTGATTCTTTgcaagcttttgttcataaacCCAATCAGATCATAACAAATATTAATTGATCTCAATCTACCAGTAAAAAAATTGAAGTTGTATAATTGATTCAGCAATGAAGTCGTGAGTTCGATTTGATTTTGTTTCGGTTTATCATCAATAAATTTCAGATGATATATGTTTCATCGTATATTCTTTATTCATAATATACTCAAAAAAagattgaaaaataaatatgcCTAGATTCTGAACTGTTGGATTTCCTATCTTTTTATCGATTTGACTCGTCTGTCTATCTTTCTGCATCTAATAAGACATTTTCCGAATGTTTATCTATATTCCAACTCTATAAGAGAAATAGTTCCACCCAAAACATTTACTAACAGTTGAGAATATAGAATCAAGACTCTAATTAGGAAAATCTTAAGGATATATATACTTAAATTGGTAAGAAGCTTTGGATTGATTAGCACatgttattttaatgcattataATTATATTCATTTTGACATAACTttgaaattttcatttatttcgAAAACTTCGAGGGCGTTCTACCGCTTGCATGCCAAGCTCCGGGTGCCTTTTGCGCCTTAATATGCCTTACACCCGTGACAACTatgatgaaaataatcataaaccTCGTTACCTCACTATAATTGTTAACTTTTCAAGACTCGGGAATGAATAATACATCCTAATATCCATAAAAACATAATAGTACATGGAAGTAAAACTCAATTAATCCATTGGAAATGATGTCAAACTTAACCACTATAACTCACCACGATGGTCAGGCAGATACCACTGTTCGTATTCTTTGTGATAGACTCATAGACCCACAAGGCCCGCATAAACCTGATGACTATTTTTGAACATAGGACAGAACATGCAATTGAACTCAAGGTTTTTCTTCATGATTCCTATAAAAAGAAAATATCCTTTCGATTTCTAGCTGAAAATTTCATTTCATTGCACTGTAAACAGCATATGTTTTTCGTTTTCACAAAAAATCGAAATGCCATATTTCAACACATTTTAGAAAATCCTAGGAATCTGAAAAGAACTACTGATTAATTTTAGTCATCCAGTTTCAATGGAAAAGGCCGAGCCAGAACATCGTAAAACTCAAGCACGTCAACCATTTAAAAACCAAATCTCTAAATATCGCTCCGGCCTGGCTCCACATAATCTAAATAAGAATTCATTTTTAAACTATGGAATATGCATAACACACGAAATAGCAGTTATAATGTCAAGGAAAAGGGAAATACCTCAATTTGCATTGAATTCTACGGATTATCACTTCCAACATTCGATCAAGTGCACAGTTATTCCAACGTGGACATGCAGAGCAGGGCGGACCCATCAATTTGGCTGAATGGCCAAAAGTTATTTTTATAGAAAAATTACACATAAATTTAATGTATTTGCTTCGCACACTCTGCTGCCAGCATCCTGGAGAGAAGATACAACTGGAGCGCAATTTGCCTCCACATTCGCTTCCGCTTCCGCGTCCGCGGCATCGTTGCATAGGTCACCGTTGGGACGACTTATCTTCGCTAACAAAGCGGTGGCGCCGCCCTGTTTGCTCTGCCCTATAGTTCCACTGAACATAAATATCGAAGCGAAAATCGAGCCGCTAGATCGACAGCCAAATGCAAAAGGGTTTCGAGGGTTTCATATCTGCGACTGTCATAGAATCAAATTCATAGTCGGCAACGTAACgaaggtttttttttaaaaaaattcagtgTATTGCCTTTGCACGATATTGGGCCGTCGGCCTTCCCATTATTTCAGAATGGACTAAAACCAGCCCAATAAGGAATATTTCTACTATTTTATATTTATCCAACATATTTTTACCAATTACTACCAATTGTTCGTGCCAATTTTTAAACACTAGAATCACGACtgtatatattaatattatatattacatataaataaaaaaattatttttcaaataattagtttagttataaattttttttaaataaagatttTGCTCAagtatttgatttgaaaacttATTTATCTTGTCTATAATACATATAATTGAGAAACATATGAAAAAAATTGATAAGATATGCTTATAATATCTAATATACATGAACCAAATTAGTCGTACCAAATTTAATATAagtgaaaatttggaaaaacaaAATGGTGTCTCATGTCATACAAAAAATAAGTACTTTAATAGGTCTAAGtatcataaaatattgaaaatttataattttagatATATAAGTTCgtcaatttttttgttttagtcTTATAACTCATGAAAGCTTGGTTTTTTatccaacaacttgatttttttgttttaatttttttttccgaaaCCGCTAAATTCACTGAATATTGTTTATGTGGTAGTGAAGTTATCCTTGTAGCTTATGTGacaaaaataaaacttatattgcatacattaaaatttacatataaaaaaataaaacgaCACTTTTCCATAGAATTTTAAGTGTTGAGGGtcgttttgttttgttttttttcttcagatcagatgaattttattgtgaGTTATTACTTTATTCTTGTCACATATGACACCTAGATCAAATAATCGATGTTAAATGAATATATTTGATGGATTTAGCGGTTTCAGATTAAACAAATTgaccaaaaaaaattaaaaaaaatctaagtTATTGTATGAAAACTAAATTTTGATAAGTTAGATGACTAAAATTTAAAACATGACAACAGACAAGAGGAACATTATATTTTTTCCTAGCTAATATAGTAAGTATAGAATAGTAATGTTGTTTATGAGCTCAACTAATATACTCTCGTAGCCTCAAAATGAAATTTTACTATCATTATCTTATTATATTCTgcgtttaatattttaattaatagaaAATTTAGAATCATTCTCCCACCAACATATTTTATTTCacaattaaattgaatttcgaaaAATTAAGTAATACGTAAAACTATAGTAGTTAATACACATGCAATTGTGTATTGGTATCTTTAGCAAGTACTTCTCGGTTCTAACatatacattatatatatatactcattATTAATTAAACTAACCTTTTTCCTACATCAAACTACTTTCTCCCACAAATCTAGCTCGAAAATGGTTGTATAAGTTTCGAAAATCggttttttcaaaagaaaaaaaattacataacaCATGCCTCACTTTTCTCATCGCAGCATTAGTATtgctatatataaatattaattaagtttATAATGAAAACTATTATGAAATAAATCATTATaattaaaacaaattaaattgTTCCATATCCACCACTCCGTGTCACACTACCTTTAAACACGTAAATGTAGTCCCCATTTTCAACGCCATGCCAGCGAAGGCTACAATCTTCACGCATGATTCTCTGTTTGTGTATAAATATATACTCGTCGACCGGAAGTATTCTCCTCTCCAACAACATGTGCCTCACCTCCTCGACCCGGCTCGCATCGCTCGTCTCAACGGGTATTTTGGCCGCATTCAACAAGCAAGACGATGTTTGAATGATGACCCCCAGGATATTTGCTGGTGGCTCGACCATGATTCGAGTCATCGTTTTTAAAAACACGATGATTTCTGAGCATTCTTGAATCCCATATTCGCTTAGATTTCGGAAATCGTCGTCCATCTCTGATCCACAAAAGAACAGCGTCATCCTCTTTATAGGGGTGCCATCAACTATATGGATCTTTTCCTTTAAGCTCTTTATGGTGTCATATTTGTCGACTGACACTTCGAGTTTTCGGGTGGAGAATTTCACGGTGACTTTGATTTGGTTATTGTTGGGCTCTAGGGCAGGCGGGATGTGTTTGATGAAAAGGGCAATTTTTGTACCTTCGGATATGAGTGGATAATCGGATAAATCGAGGCCGTCGATCAGTTCCCAGTCGCAAACTGATAGGATTTGTGAGGACAAGGGGATGCCTAGATAGTTTTGTATCTTGCCTTTTACTTCAAGAATTGGTTCTTGAAATGCTACATCTAAGGAAAATTCGCAGTCTTTCATTACAATGATGATCTTCATCATGTGGAAATTTTTTCGACAAAAACTTTGGAACAAAATTCAGAATTAAAATCACTCTCTTGGTCtagattttgattgatgaatgaTACTTAAAAAGAAGAGATCATGTAGAGAAAATGAGTGTTACCAGCTGTTAAGTCATACTGAATTTGAATTCGTTTGATCAGTTGGTGTGTGCAGCATGAAGAAATGCATGCAAAATGCGCATGCAAGAACTAACTTTAATTTGCATTCAAAGTTATTTTATAAACAAATAGTAATATAATTCGGGtccaaattaaattaattatttttctatGATTTATTCCGGTATACAGATTCACTTACACCTTGATTAATTAGTTCCAAGTCCACAAAATGAaggattatatatattaatgaagAGATCTCAGTTAGATACATACATGCATCTAGTCAACTAGCTCAGATGGTGACGAGGAAATATTTGCGTCTCCGACAGAAATCTCCGTGACGTCGGAGGTGGAGGTGTTGGTAGTCGAAGGCCTTTCAACGGCGGCGATTCCAGTCCACAGCACCACCTCCTTCTCCAAGTGCTGGCAGTAGCTTTCGAAAACCCTGGAGCTCACCGTAACCCCGAAGTCTAGCAGGAAAAGCAACTCTATTTCCAGCCTGTTCAGCTCTGTGATGCTCACTCCTCCAACACGGGCGTAGAATGCATTGTTGTAGTGCCTGAAATTTTTATAAGATTCGATTAATCAAGTAGTGTTTCTAAAGATTGAAACAAGTGGTGAGACGACATACATAGATTTTGGATTTAAAAAAAACTGACATATTTTTTAAAGAACTGattaaaaatttcattttaatattacccaaaaaaattttttggtcAAACTTCCATTAATATATTTGAGTGTATTCAATTAAATAGGGGAGGacaattttcttaaaaatatttttgactaaTATTATTTTACTAATTACCAGGCAGCTGGGTCCGCGACTCACCGCCTCCTTCCACCAAAAACCACAGCGATTACATTTTCCTGTCAATATTTAAAGTTGGTCGTATTGACATATAAATTACATTACTTAACTTAAATATTGCTTCTTCATTAATTACGTTTTCATCATCCAAAAAATGTTAGAAAAAGCACCGATCAATGCAATTAATAAAAGAATTATAGTCGATCAAATTCAATTACAAGAATTAGAGCAAGCAATAAAAATGGATAAAATTCAAGGAATTAGATGAAAATACTCACACGTCATCAAGAATCTTGGAAGCGACCAAAACACTGGTAAGCAGCAGCCGGTGAACATTGAGTGACACCAGAAGTGAGTCCGGATACTTATGCAGAACCCGATCGATATACACGAAGCCAACCACGAAACAAGAAGGGCTACAGCTCGTATACTTGTATATTCTCTCAATGTATTTTTCAAGGCCAATTCCAGGTTCTCTCACGCCATGGAAGGGGCTCAAGCTTTTCCCTAACCACGAACCACTATTTTCGTGGCTGTGCAGGAGTTGGTCGTTCCGGTTCACGAGCTTTTCGAGCATGTAGGATAGAACGGTCAGCACTCGCGGCGTTGATGCCCCGTTTTGGCCCGTCTGCGGTGGCGGCGCCGGGGGTTTTGTTAACATGGTGTTATTGCAGCGGTGGCATCGTTAGTGCTGTTTGATGAGTTGGTTTTTGTGGCTGTCCATTCCTGCTAGCACATGTATTGGTATTCTGGAAGTGTATGAACCTTATCCACTTGGGATTTGATGTCTGAATGACACGTGGCCCGTCAAATTTTGCTCATGTGTACATACCTTAATTTTTGTTCCATTTTCCCTCACTCACCCTTCACCGTTTTCCATGGACGGCTATGCTTGTCTCCACAATCCGGTGGGATGCTTTCAACTGCAAGCCTTCCGCTTATGTTCAACAGTCTCCGTGTCCAGCTAATAGAATAGCACACTTTTTGGCTCAAAGGGCTTCAGCGGCTAGAGAAGATGTCGACTATCAGGCCAAGCTTTGATTCCATTCTTTTTACAAAATGGTGTAAATTTGGACTTGCCTTCTGTTTAATggaatatttttctctcaaaaaacgCGTATagttttatttatataatattccatgatatttcaattattttatcttttgaaataTAGTATTTTTTATGTACAATTTTGAAATATAGTGGTGATCTTTTGTTATGTTATTTCTTTGTATTACGAGAACATTAAAATATCTAATGGCCAAAACTTTGGATATGGACACATTAACTTTTGGTCATTGGTATGTAATGTTTAACAATATGTTAAGATTATTTAAAGATGGAAAAGCCATGAACCAAATTGATATGTAAACGGATATCATATTAAAATTATGGATTTGGATTTAATTTCACAAACGCCCGAATTGATAGAATATGTGAGCATTTAGTCATTAATCATGATGAGTTTGATTTCTTATTCCAACATATTATCGGACGAGCTATTTGTCAAACATAACTTGTACAGTATGATATCTGACTAAGTGATTATATGACAATTATATTAGTGTTTACTAAGTACGTATCATATAATAGTGACGCAGATTCTAACCTCATAAAAAATAAGCCAAGCAATATCATAATCATACACGAGTGACGCTTTTCTCCAAGCGTATATAAAAttgataataatataaataataataataataataataataatatggtcAATTATTGTTTATCCAAAATTAATGCATAGAGTCGACAACTCTACCTCAGAATGTTGGAAAACAAAATCCATTTTGAGGCGCGTGATTCAATTATTCGATATTATTCTTGCCCAAGTCCAGTATATATAGATACAATGATCCTACATGAtctttttctttacaaaaacAAGGGAATTgttaggtgttgaatattggAATTTGATTTCGCACCATAATCACGTTAAACATCAGACAAAAAAACTTGTGAAAAATGTGCATTTGAAACCTTAAAATTCAAACAAACTCTTCCTCAAGTATTTCTACTCATACAttgattaaatatttgaaatatttcACTACCTTGTTCTAACATGTTTTAACACGTACAGTATCGCTATCACCAAACATAAACCAACCCCCAAATAAAAGTGAGGCACATTTTCTTGGAATCGATTGATAGTAATTCGATAAACTTCTAAAGAAACATACGTCGAGAATTACACAAACCAATAGACAGGTTAAGATTCAGCCGATGTAGTTGTTGGAAATTAAGGATAGGCTGACTTGAATCTTTTAACCTGTTGAATGAAGAGATTGCAGCTTCGCTTGTCTCACTCCCTGTCGAAGAAACCTGACTCATCTGGCATGTGTGGCGAGGCAAGCACAAAGATAGCGACAATTCACAGCCATCGTTTTCATTAGTAGTCTCCTCGAATTTGCAAATCCTAATCTCATCACGATCTTCATCCTGACATGCAAGCTCAAAAGTGCAAATATTAGACCTTCCTAAATAATTATAACAAATAACCTATCAGAATTTATACTATCAgaattataattattttcattCCGGGATtatattatcatttaaaaataataaaaaaattgtagatgaaaataagaaatatatttataatgatATGACAATCTTAGATGAGTtacaaatttattaaaataggtttttgtgattatttttaataatagtcCAGAATTACATTATGATCTCGAAAATAGTTATTAATTCTATATATATTGTAGATTATTAATAACTACGTTATTAATGTGAAGATTAATTAAATTACACaaataatagtttttttttaaaaaaaaacccactACTTAAAATGGTTAGtcccttaaaaaaaaaaaggaatggTCCTAAAAAATGGACAAAAGAATGACCGAATGAGAATTCAAGATGGAAAGAAAAAGGATAGTGTAGAGGATATTGTGTTGTACCCTGAAATAGTCAGGTTCTAGCACTGTCGGGTCAGAGATGTATTCTTGAATATGCTGTTTGAGAACACAACTTTCTTCTTTCTCCTCCATTAATATTCCTCTCTTCTCCGCAGTTGTCTGCATGTGATCATCATCCCTGTACGAATTCCTGACCAGGCTCACGCATTCCTTGGCTGCATTGTTGTCGATACTCGATCCCAGCTCTATTTTTTAacaatatgatatgattattaaCGTATAAATATCTGATTTAATTGTTACCTTGTATAAATTATCACGtaatattatttaaaactaGGTAATTAACCCTTCATCTTGAAATTTACGGGAAAGCTTTTTCACCTTTTCGTCGGAATAGGAGACATGTAAAAGACATCTGTGCGAGGACGATTTCCTAGCCGTGGAACGCTTCCATCTGCGTGCGAAGATTTTTAACCCGGCAAACACGAATCCAAGCACAAGGTAAACAGCAGTGGTCTAACTAAAAGAAGTTGCTCAAAATTTCATGGACCAATATAATCTACATCTATATATCCAAAGTTCCAAACCAATCCACCACCCTCTAAATACATACAAAGATCGGATTtacatataattaaatataataataatttataaattaatgtaGCTCGCTTATTTTTATGGAAATTATTAAAAAAGATGgcaattttattctatttttttCGAAGATGCCAATTTTAGTTTGAAAGCAGTAGAGTGCAATGAAGTTAAATAGCCACTGATTTACAGTATCGGAAGAAACGAATATCAAAGGGGCACGGCACGTAAAGCATTTATTAATATGTATAGATGAAGATAGATCGACTCATAcatgcataaattaattattgaaagcTAGAAAAGATGTACGAGTACCTTCTCCAATTAAATCAGAAGGATTCCGCATGCTTCTGTACATCTGTGGAACAAGAGAGAGTGAGATTAGGCGGCACAATTACACACACGACAGCCGATGGGACTTGGGTaagaaatttttgtttttgtttttcgcCTGAAAATGAATGAACTTGCAACCTGAAGATGGCTTTTGACGTGAGAAATTGTGAGCCATTTTACATCCATCAACCGAAGAACCAATTTCGGGGTTGCCTCTGTGTTTTCATCACAAAAAGTAAGATTAAAGGAGTAAAAAAAATCACTGCAAAAACATTGGAAAAGAATATTGGAGTAAATTAAAGAAGCGACTTTCTTGGCCGCCAAGCGCTTGAATTGCATGGATGAAACACTGGTGAAGATCGGGAGTCCATCTGAGGCGCGGCATTTTCGATCTGACGTACTGTCTCACCCCATGGACATTCCTTTCATGGCTAAccatatttttcaaga includes:
- the LOC140810520 gene encoding polyubiquitin, with amino-acid sequence MKIIIVMKDCEFSLDVAFQEPILEVKGKIQNYLGIPLSSQILSVCDWELIDGLDLSDYPLISEGTKIALFIKHIPPALEPNNNQIKVTVKFSTRKLEVSVDKYDTIKSLKEKIHIVDGTPIKRMTLFFCGSEMDDDFRNLSEYGIQECSEIIVFLKTMTRIMVEPPANILGVIIQTSSCLLNAAKIPVETSDASRVEEVRHMLLERRILPVDEYIFIHKQRIMREDCSLRWHGVENGDYIYVFKGSVTRSGGYGTI
- the LOC140809140 gene encoding cyclin-U1-1-like, whose protein sequence is MLTKPPAPPPQTGQNGASTPRVLTVLSYMLEKLVNRNDQLLHSHENSGSWLGKSLSPFHGVREPGIGLEKYIERIYKYTSCSPSCFVVGFVYIDRVLHKYPDSLLVSLNVHRLLLTSVLVASKILDDVHYNNAFYARVGGVSITELNRLEIELLFLLDFGVTVSSRVFESYCQHLEKEVVLWTGIAAVERPSTTNTSTSDVTEISVGDANISSSPSELVD